A window of Daucus carota subsp. sativus chromosome 2, DH1 v3.0, whole genome shotgun sequence genomic DNA:
atgctGGAACTAGAAGTGGAAAATGGCCATTATTATTATCCAACCTTCTCCTCCACCCCTTCCTCTCATCACCTTGAACTGAAACATCTTCTTGAATCGCATCCTTGTTGGTGCTATGTCATTTTCTGGCGCTCACTTGATACTGTACCACCTTCTACTTCTTCTGATCTTGTCTTGACATGGGCCGACGGTCAATTCAGATCTTCTTCATCTGCGGCTAATGGTACAGTTGGTGATAAGAAGGTGGTGCAGGGAAAGAGATCAGACAGCCGAGAATTTTGTGCGCTTTTCGACATGGAGAGCAGTGATGTAGACGGTAATGACCCTGAATGGTTTTACCTTAACTCAATTTCCCGTAGTATTTCTGCAGGAGGAGCTGCTGCCAAGGCTTTCACTTCTGGGAATTATGTCTGGCTTGATGGCTACCAGGAACTGGGGAGTTGCGAGTGCGAAAGAGCACGGGAAGCTCTGATCCACGGCGTCCGTACTATGATTTGTTTTCCGACTGCTCATGGGGTGGTTGAGATGGGCTCTAGTTCTCGCATCAATCAAGACCTGATCCTGGTGGAGAAAATCAAGTCACTGATTGCGATATCTACAACGCCAGGCCTTGTACAAGAGCAGCCGCAGGACAAAGGTCTGTTACTAGACGTGTACACTAATAATGTCAAAAAGCTTGATAATCATCCTGAGAAGCTTCAGACTCCGAAGATCGAGATTATAAGCTTTGCAAACACAAACAGGAATGACAATATTGTGAAAATTCAGAAAGTTGGgaagaaaagaggaagaaagcCGAGCGTGGGGAAGGACAGaccgataaaccacgtggaggCCGAGAGGCAGCGAAGGGAGAAGCTTAACAGCAAATTCTACGCCCTGAGAGCGGTGGTACCGAACGTGTCGAAGATGGACAAGGCGTCCCTTCTTGGGGACGCAGTTAGCTACATAAATGACCTCAAAACAAAATTGGAGGATTTAGAGTCCCACAAGAattctcctcctcctcctcctcctcctcctcaacTTAATGCTTGTAGCACAAGCACAAGTGCTGTGAGCGATGTTGATGAAGCGACTACAATGAGTACTGATGATGATGAAGTGGAGGTTAAATTGGTAGGCACAGACGCGATGATCCGGGTACGATGCAAAAACAATAACTATCCGGGTGCAAAACTGATGGATGCATTGAGGGAGCTGGAACTAGAAGTAAACCATGCGAGCATGTCTAGCTTTGATCAGTTGATGCTCATTGATGTTGTGATCAAAGTGCCCTCGGAGGGGTGTTTGCGATCTGAAGATGCACTCAGAGAAGCCATTGTCTCTTCGCTTTCAACCCAACCACCAAACATCTAGCTAATTACGTGATTAAGAGCAGCAGCAGCTGGCTAGCTACTTCATCATATCCTTAAGTGTAATAATTCTACAGATGTTGCTTCCGGTTTATGTATTCAACTATTCATGCAGCGTGTGTGTCTTAATTTTAGAACTGGGGTTATCTACtcgtaaaatattttatctgtACGCATCAAACTTCAAATATTCTGTAATTACTTTCGTATTTCATGTAACAATGTTGTACTTTTAATCTCGCATCCGCGCCAACATATTATGTATTCTGTTTGtacatatatactatatacatatgtCTCTTCGATTATCAGTACCAGAAGGATCCTCCATCCTCCATTCTTTGGATACGTTTCTGATTGTAGTCAATTCAATGGATATGACCCATTTTGATCACTTTATTCTCCAACGAAGTCCACAAGACGCTTATCTTTTATATTCAGCACGTTCGAATATcgattgttttcaacttaactGACACCGTAACTACAACGTTGTTGAATGTTAACAGGTGGAGCTCATTGGCCAGAGCAAGTCACTTTTTTGGTGCTATTGTCctcatttgaaatcaaatatagAAAAACTCAACTCTGGAAGGATTATAAACTTGGATGAAAATACGCATATAGCCGTACTTGGTACTCAaggaaaagtaggtaaagtggtgggtctcatcaatatataattaatatataattgataaatttgaaaaagtagttgaaagtagtgggtgaaTGGGGTttttatcaatatataattgatagatttgaaaatgTAGTTGAATTAAATGTGACATCCAAAAGaagaaagtgtatagaattaaacGGGACGGGGGAGTACCAAATATGATTCATATATGCACTGATGCATCTTTCTCGATTCATCATCATATATGATTGGAATCAAAGagaaacaaataatatattctaaAGGTGACAAAATCCGACattcaaaatattatgaatCAGAATATTTCAGGCCGAGTTCGGATTGTGTGATTTTCAAATTTACACTTACGTATATTTGCTTTATATTTATTCacttataatttttcaaattattatttatatatatctaatagtCGATAtgagttttattttaaaataaaaaagcacttttcaatatgatgttatttattataatcaattatctaGTAATGGACTCACTCTTCTGTCCAAGAATTGGCCATACCAGAGCCATATACGTAAAAGTCATCCAGCGTTAGCATTTACTGTTAAAACAGTAAAGGACTGGTCCTGGTCCTGCTCCGGGTCCGGGTCAGGGTCCAGCCAACGATAGAGAGAGCGtagtaataattaataaacacgTGGGTGAGGCGACCCAACCAGTCACATTCTACTCAGCCTACTTGGAGTAATCTATGTTATTTTCCAAAGGTCCGTACGATTTGATTTTATTCAGAGAATTTGTGGAGTCAAAAGGAGGCACACTTGCAATTTACTCTCGGCTGCaaaggggtggcaatttcgggtaacgggtcgtgttcgtgtcagcaatcgggtcgatttcgggtcaacctaaaatcacttaaaattgaataaaaccaaaaattgaagttattacaaatgaaattctagtttcgggtcatttcgggtccatttcgggtctgtcgggtgattttcgggtcactttcgggtttctgtctcagtaaatcgggtttcgggttgggtcgggttcgtgtcgggtttcgggtcgtgtcatATTGCCACCCCGCTCCACTACCCCTCCTGTCTCAATATGCTTCCCAATTTATTTATTGTCACATCTATTCATTTTTTAATATCAAGTGGAGTCTATTTTACGCTACTTCTGCTGTCACCCTCGATGGGTAATTCATAGTTTTATGTCACGTTttcatttatacatatttaataatattttatatattgctTTCATAAAGTGTTTACTGACTGATGTAATTTCTACCACTAACTATGAACACATTATTATTGCATGGAAAAGTTATTTCTCATTCCAACAAGTTGGCTTGCCGAGGCTaattcaatatacacaaaatatattcataaacaATGAGtttttctattaaataaattGAACACTTAATTGGAGGAACGGCAGAAATATTCCAAAAAcctatattatatactattaagAGATTGTTATTTCTAATTACCTACTCATCTTAGCTGTGCCGCATACAAATTCTTTTCTATACAAATACATGATcaaagttcttttttttttataaatgagttaattcaataataaaaacacatacGACATTTATATATACAGTCacgtcgaacaaacaaaatacaaaaataatcactgattaatccattcTTCTTGGAGATAGGTGAtttgttgaatataatatatacacatgttTCGTCACTTTCACTTCCGTCATAATCAACGACTGAGAATCCAATCCTCTAACAACTTTTATTACTAAATCAAACACCATACTCACACAAACAGTGAGAAAATAACATAACTCACAGATACAGCGagacaaaaaaaacacaaaatcaaACATAACAAACTAGCAaccttatatttacaaatatgtaAATGAAGTACTAGCTAAAACAAGACAATCCTTAGACATGGgaacaaacacaaaaacaagATGTTATCTTCTACAAATTAGAATCTCATTACTCCCATCAGGCATCAAATTTCATTTGATGTTAATAAAAGGTGTTCATTTAAAATAAACAGTGTTATTTAAAACGTTAACGAGAGAATTAACTAAATTACCTTTTTTACGAGATAAATGCATGACAAAGTTAGGTGGTTTGTACTACATTTTTTATCCATTAAAACCAAACTCGACTTGAACATTTCCCCCGTTTAAAGAAGTGGGCTACATAGAAAGCAAACTCTTAAGCTGATGTATTAGTACTAACCACAACACAAGCTACCTGTTCTCAATAAAACCAACCTGAAATAAACTATCACATCCAAGTTTAGTAAAAACCAGATGAACACTAGTTCTAAGGTGAGAGGCCTACTATCAACAGCCACATCCCGAAACATGGTATATAGATCATTTGGCTTCTGCATCTCCACTGCCTTTTCCAGTAGCTGAGCTTCTAGCGCCACTTGCGCTGGGGACACGTGACCCCTCATTGGCATCTTGCTTACTTCCACCTCCACGTGCCTTGCTCGGAGTTTTAGCTTCTGTCAACAAACCCCCATCCCCGCCTCCACGGCTGGCCTCCATGTGGATCGGATTTGTACTGTTGTTGGGCGCTACTGATCTTGTACCACTTGGCCCTGGGAGTCCTCCACTTGGCCCTGGGAGTCCTCCCTGTACATGGTGTTGAAGTATCTTCTGCTGCTGCAAATCCTGCATCGAATGTGGGGTATTAAACTGTAAAGGTCCCTTTGGAGTCAAAACAGGCTGCTGCTGTTGCTGCGGCACTGCAGCTGCTGCTTGAGGTTGTTGCATGTAAAACCCTCCTGGCTGCATCATAGGATGTGGAGCCATCTGCACATGCCAATAGACAAGTCAGCATAAACTCTACAACAGCTATTAACAGCTATTAACAAATGCAATGTGTTCATCCTTCATATTAACCTGAGATGGAATCATTGGTCCTTGTGGCTGCGCATCGGCAATTGCAGCTAAATACATCAGATTTTTTTGGAGCAGAGCCTGGTAACTATatcagatcaaaatatttatgaGCATAGGAATTAAATGCAATCAAACACTGAAATTCAAGTCATGTACAAGGTTCAATAAACCATAACAATATATGTTTAAGAATTCCCAACTAAAAATGACAATCTATACTCGTTCGACATGACGAGTCACGAGCCCAGCAATAGCAGATACATACGAAAATTAAGTTAGAACATCATATGTCAATCTTCAAAATAGAAGCCGCATTAACAGGCGTAAACAAAGCAAAATTACGACAGCCACTCATACCGAAGCAACCAGTTCGAATTCAAAGAACAAAAACGAGAAAAGTTCAACTAAAACAACAAATGAGGAAACCTAAGTTCAAGTTTCTCCTCACTCAGAGCTCTAACAAAACAACACCCAACAGTAATGCATCCCAAAAACTCTcgtttttattaaaattcaaaataaagatAAACAACATACAGTACTATGTATTTACTACTCACAGTCACAGACTTGTATCTATTAGAATTTAGAGTTGGATTTACAGTGGGTGTTCCTTGTTTACAGACCTAAATATTTGAGTGATATCAGTATTCAATAAGCTTGTTACAAGCCACAGATTGATCCAGTAagcaattgataaaataaatcaatatattttactttattaTTGCTATGTCGTGAATCAGAGTTAGATGGATCATGGAAGTATGGAACATATATAAATGACCCTTGTAATAACAAGCTTAACCAACACAAAGAATGCACGCGGGGTGGGGTGGGGGGATACAGTGAAGAGAAAATATGCAGCTTACTGAGCACAGTCAACAAGTTTTCCGAGATTCTGATTGTCCATAATTGCcaaaattaatttcttattGTCGTCAAGGTACTGCATGATGCATAAAAAAAAGTTGCATATCAGTAAATTTTGCTACAGCTCAATAATAGTGCTTTCAGTTCAAATAGACGAAAGGTAAATCGTAAACATACCGCTGCTCCATCAATTGTGACCAAGCACATATTACAAAGGAAAATGAAATACCAATACACTAACATGTAGTTGGCACATTGTGATAGGGAGATAAACAAgagcataaaaaaaaattaatgccTAGACTAGTGAATGCATTTTTGCAGGTCAACATATGGCTATACATAATTTTCTTATGTGCTCTCTACAAAGCAATTCATCTACTCGCATTTCAGAATTCAGAGCATACTTGTGCATAGATTATACATAATATCTGCTCTTCTATCACAAGTGGCCCTGTTTGTGAGTAAAGAAGTTTGACAGTCAGAAGTGCCCTGGGAAGACTGTGTTTTTTGCTTCTCAATAGGGCATTAAagtaatatatcaatataatgcACGGGGTgcattatttttaacattttactatttattttgaaaatatatatagtcaGACTGGAAAAATTAGTCCATTGTCATGGGGATTGACTTGAAAGTTGAAACTGTTTAAATATTGAACCTAAAAGGTCAACTTGATTGAAAAGAGATGAAAGCCAGTCCTTCGTTAGATTAGATGGTAAAAGTGGTGGAACTGAGGGAGTACTACTTACCTACATGCATTAGGGTTATGTTTGTTTAATCTCCCTCAAATAGTCAAATGTGTCCATGATCCACAGGATTCATTAAGTACCAATTTTAAGGAATCAGTGATTTTTGTATAACAAAGATGGGCTGATTAGACAAACAGAAAAGGGGTTTCATAAGCCTGGTCCTCGCAAATATAGTAAAGACCACAGAGTGCTTTGATCTTCCTCGAAATTAGCGTAATACTCTGTCTGCCTGTCTGGTTGGATGGAAAGGTCTGAAGAGATTAGTATTACCGCTAAATCTCTAATCCTTAGAGCATGTCCAAGAGTGCCCTAAAAAAATGTCCTAAACTGGAATTTAAGGCATCTTATACAAATgaatgctccaacaatgtcctagtggtgccttaaaacactaggacatccACCAAGTGTCTCATTCTTAAGGCATCACTAGGCATGCCTTATTTCACTTCTATCAATAAATAATTTCTTTACCTCCCTCCTTACACGTATCTTTTCTCTCATCTCTTCCCTTTCCTccaattataattcaaataaaacattatattaatcataaggCACAATTATGAGGCATATTGTTGGagataaaatacataaatcatGTCTAatatcactaggacactatattctattatatttttaacttataagcCATCTAGtaagacattgttggacttgctcttatgacTTATGTTATGTTTACTTGAAAGGATTGCAATGAGAGGAGGATGGGATCAAATTTTAGTAAGAACAAAAAAGGTGTAAGAGAATAATGTGGGGGGTGAAAGTCGAATATGATAAACAGATGCATAGttctaacaaaaaaatattatcaaactaAAATGGTAGAAGCAGTTGATTCCATGCATTTTAAGAATGAACGAGTCATACTTTAAACTCAAAGAGTTTAATAGAGGATGACATAAATACTTGTCAATACCTCTCGAATAATTGGTTTCAATACCATTTATACTCACCTCATTCTGTTCCATCAAGTGAAACACAACTTTCACTCATAATTTTCACTCTGTCCAGTTGAAGCACAAGTTTTATGCATAAATTTCCATACCATCCAAGTGAAACACAACTTTAATTTATAATCTCCATTCCGTCATTTTCATcttattcatataaatttaaactaGAGCTTAACATCGTCTATCTAGGTATTAATGCCCATCCCTATAAACTCCTTATTTCATTCACAAAccttttcatatataatttgcaatcctttcattttattaaattgttCCCGCTTTCATT
This region includes:
- the LOC108206908 gene encoding transcription factor MYC2 — encoded protein: MEDHQNLLVSSSSSSSMLELEVENGHYYYPTFSSTPSSHHLELKHLLESHPCWCYVIFWRSLDTVPPSTSSDLVLTWADGQFRSSSSAANGTVGDKKVVQGKRSDSREFCALFDMESSDVDGNDPEWFYLNSISRSISAGGAAAKAFTSGNYVWLDGYQELGSCECERAREALIHGVRTMICFPTAHGVVEMGSSSRINQDLILVEKIKSLIAISTTPGLVQEQPQDKGLLLDVYTNNVKKLDNHPEKLQTPKIEIISFANTNRNDNIVKIQKVGKKRGRKPSVGKDRPINHVEAERQRREKLNSKFYALRAVVPNVSKMDKASLLGDAVSYINDLKTKLEDLESHKNSPPPPPPPPQLNACSTSTSAVSDVDEATTMSTDDDEVEVKLVGTDAMIRVRCKNNNYPGAKLMDALRELELEVNHASMSSFDQLMLIDVVIKVPSEGCLRSEDALREAIVSSLSTQPPNI
- the LOC108210061 gene encoding GRF1-interacting factor 2; the encoded protein is MQQQQQQQPPPMMPSFPQSNITTEQIQKYLDDNKKLILAIMDNQNLGKLVDCAHYQALLQKNLMYLAAIADAQPQGPMIPSQMAPHPMMQPGGFYMQQPQAAAAVPQQQQQPVLTPKGPLQFNTPHSMQDLQQQKILQHHVQGGLPGPSGGLPGPSGTRSVAPNNSTNPIHMEASRGGGDGGLLTEAKTPSKARGGGSKQDANEGSRVPSASGARSSATGKGSGDAEAK